A DNA window from Vibrio sp. CDRSL-10 TSBA contains the following coding sequences:
- a CDS encoding chemotaxis protein CheW, with translation MHSQEFLSFILAQDEYGVPILDVREVRGWSEVRSVPNGPDYLLGVLDIRGEYVPIVDLRRRFNLEPACISATTVVIVLNDCAKQPLGLIVDGVAEVYELSQQQIKPAPGLSCSQPQPFIKGIASVKSGHLILIDVEALFDVSKLQHHSVEAAIM, from the coding sequence ATGCACAGTCAGGAATTTTTGAGTTTCATTCTGGCACAAGATGAATATGGCGTACCCATTTTAGATGTACGTGAAGTGCGGGGCTGGAGCGAGGTCCGCTCCGTCCCCAATGGTCCGGATTACTTACTCGGCGTTCTGGATATTCGTGGTGAATATGTGCCGATTGTTGATTTACGGCGCCGTTTCAATCTGGAACCGGCCTGTATCAGTGCCACGACCGTGGTGATCGTCCTGAATGACTGCGCCAAACAGCCGCTCGGACTCATCGTAGACGGCGTTGCTGAAGTGTACGAACTGTCGCAACAGCAGATAAAACCTGCGCCTGGTTTATCTTGTTCACAGCCACAGCCTTTTATTAAAGGCATCGCCTCGGTTAAAAGTGGCCACCTAATTTTGATTGATGTTGAAGCTCTGTTTGATGTGAGCAAGCTGCAACACCATTCCGTCGAAGCTGCAATCATGTGA
- a CDS encoding response regulator, which translates to MTKILAVDDSISIRQMVSHTLKDAGFDVETANDGQDALIKAQRTKFDVIISDVNMPNMGGFELVKAIRGNPQYKFIPILMLTTETSTEKKQEGKQAGATGWIVKPFNPDTLLKTLQRVL; encoded by the coding sequence ATGACTAAAATTCTCGCCGTCGATGATTCGATCTCTATCCGCCAGATGGTCAGTCATACGCTTAAAGACGCTGGCTTTGACGTAGAAACGGCTAATGATGGCCAGGACGCGCTAATCAAGGCACAACGTACCAAATTTGATGTGATTATTTCCGATGTCAACATGCCTAACATGGGCGGCTTCGAACTGGTAAAAGCGATCCGGGGCAATCCACAATACAAGTTTATTCCTATTCTGATGTTGACCACGGAAACCAGTACCGAGAAAAAACAGGAAGGTAAACAGGCCGGGGCGACCGGTTGGATAGTGAAACCGTTTAATCCGGACACGCTGCTCAAAACGCTGCAACGCGTTCTTTAA
- a CDS encoding chemotaxis protein CheW, which translates to MASHDASAMNADFLSFRLASELYGVAICDIEEIRVWEHPTPIPRAPHFVKGVINLRGMIVPIMDLRLRFGIGSNDYLPTTVVLVVRSEFGEQTRLMGLVVDAVSDVIGQGDNELFPAIGETSIAPYLQGLLNVGEEVMSLLDTEALLDIQRLLGEEA; encoded by the coding sequence ATGGCCAGTCATGACGCTTCGGCAATGAATGCCGACTTTCTCAGTTTTCGTCTGGCCAGTGAATTATATGGAGTGGCGATTTGTGACATTGAAGAAATCCGCGTCTGGGAGCATCCGACGCCGATACCGCGCGCGCCTCATTTCGTCAAAGGGGTGATCAACCTGCGTGGCATGATAGTTCCTATCATGGATTTGCGCCTGCGTTTCGGTATTGGCTCGAACGATTATCTGCCGACGACCGTGGTGTTAGTGGTGCGCAGCGAGTTCGGCGAACAAACCCGTCTGATGGGCCTGGTTGTGGATGCGGTCAGTGACGTTATCGGTCAGGGTGACAACGAGCTGTTTCCGGCCATTGGGGAGACGTCGATTGCTCCCTATCTGCAAGGCCTGCTCAATGTCGGCGAAGAGGTGATGTCGCTGCTGGATACCGAAGCCCTGCTGGATATCCAGCGTTTACTGGGTGAGGAGGCATGA